A part of Chloroflexota bacterium genomic DNA contains:
- a CDS encoding cytochrome c maturation protein CcmE, with protein MTQPVPQPTNKNNHIKFIVGGVLLVAVVVIMVISATRATAQFFLTVSELKSAEQDYSGENLRVSGAVIGDSIHYDTDAHLLYFTIADIPTDDDEIAALGGLEAVLHEAATDPDAPRLMVVYSGAKPDMLKDEAQAILTGSLQADGSFQAEEILLKCPSKYEEALPEQVVTAEP; from the coding sequence ATGACACAACCCGTGCCACAACCCACAAATAAGAACAACCATATTAAATTCATCGTTGGCGGCGTTCTGCTGGTCGCCGTGGTGGTCATCATGGTGATCAGTGCCACCCGGGCGACGGCGCAGTTTTTCCTGACGGTTAGCGAGCTGAAGAGTGCTGAGCAGGATTATTCAGGGGAAAACTTAAGGGTTTCCGGTGCGGTGATCGGTGACAGCATTCACTACGATACTGACGCTCACTTGTTGTATTTCACCATAGCGGATATTCCCACGGATGATGATGAGATCGCTGCCCTGGGTGGGTTGGAAGCTGTTTTGCACGAAGCTGCAACTGATCCGGATGCACCCCGGTTAATGGTGGTCTACAGTGGGGCAAAACCAGATATGCTTAAGGATGAAGCCCAGGCGATCCTCACAGGCTCGCTCCAGGCGGATGGTTCGTTCCAAGCGGAAGAGATCTTGCTCAAATGCCCCTCTAAGTATGAAGAAGCTCTGCCGGAGCAGGTCGTAACGGCTGAGCCATAA
- a CDS encoding deoxynucleoside kinase translates to MYIAIEGVIGVGKTTLARMLQANFEAELLLEIFEENPFLSDFYGDRARYAFQTQIFFLLSRYHQQRKGVREALTSNPWLLSDYTFDKDSLFATVNLDGDELEMYYRVHEALAEKIKRPDLVVYLRADNDILMQRIAQRDRPYERQMDVNYIATLNQTYDTHFANYSNGNVLTINTNQLDFVRNKEDLDWVEQRIRQALKMAPFQENLPINL, encoded by the coding sequence ATGTATATTGCCATTGAAGGCGTCATTGGCGTGGGGAAAACCACCCTGGCCCGGATGTTACAAGCCAATTTTGAAGCGGAACTCCTGCTGGAGATTTTTGAGGAAAATCCCTTTCTCAGCGATTTCTATGGCGACCGGGCTCGCTATGCCTTCCAAACCCAGATTTTCTTCCTGCTGAGCCGCTATCACCAACAGCGCAAAGGCGTCCGGGAAGCCCTGACATCTAATCCCTGGCTGCTCTCCGATTACACCTTTGACAAGGACTCGCTTTTTGCGACAGTCAACCTGGACGGGGATGAACTGGAAATGTACTACCGGGTCCATGAAGCGCTCGCAGAAAAGATCAAACGACCTGACCTTGTCGTCTATCTCAGAGCGGATAACGACATCCTTATGCAGCGAATTGCGCAAAGAGACCGTCCCTATGAACGCCAAATGGACGTTAATTATATTGCGACCCTGAATCAAACCTACGATACCCATTTCGCCAATTATTCAAACGGCAACGTGCTCACAATCAACACCAACCAACTGGATTTTGTCCGAAACAAGGAAGATCTGGATTGGGTTGAACAACGTATCCGCCAGGCACTCAAGATGGCTCCATTCCAGGAAAATTTGCCGATCAATCTCTAG
- a CDS encoding Zn-dependent exopeptidase M28 codes for MFKIIQSFSIIAIILATVVVPPNLDCDCGYDLLVADLLDQASQTRWGQWIAELSGAESIQTESGEAVITSRSSHILFEPGYKPSAFDYLINELEKMGFIENTDFVIHTYDFPYSEKHQERNWKNLILTFPGEDPELMNERVLMVAHLDSMSEQETKLAPGADDNATGVAGLLEAAYLLRNAHFARTIDLVWFSGEEQSRRGSEYFVDDYADWLPDIQAVINLDMFGFDWDNDRCFEVHAGVLPGSQDIGECLADSIQAYDLDLRFDLIDDSGAYKYSDHNAFWMNGIPAVMVIENYSYQPDGVCGLTDRNYQYHRTTDILTYINQDTGFSIFQASLAALAQIAGPMEAVPDLLAPTTE; via the coding sequence ATGTTCAAAATCATCCAATCCTTCTCAATCATCGCCATCATCCTCGCCACCGTGGTGGTTCCGCCAAATCTGGACTGCGACTGCGGGTATGACCTGCTGGTTGCTGACCTGCTGGATCAGGCCAGTCAAACCCGCTGGGGCCAATGGATTGCAGAACTTTCCGGTGCGGAATCCATCCAGACTGAATCTGGCGAGGCTGTGATCACCTCTCGCAGCAGCCACATCCTTTTCGAGCCAGGTTATAAGCCCAGTGCTTTCGACTACCTCATCAACGAACTTGAAAAAATGGGCTTTATTGAAAACACGGATTTTGTGATCCACACTTATGATTTTCCTTACAGCGAGAAACATCAGGAACGGAATTGGAAAAACCTGATCCTGACCTTCCCCGGTGAAGACCCCGAACTAATGAACGAGCGGGTGTTAATGGTCGCCCACCTGGACAGCATGTCCGAGCAGGAGACAAAGCTGGCCCCCGGTGCGGACGATAACGCCACCGGCGTGGCCGGGCTGTTGGAAGCAGCTTATTTGCTGCGCAACGCCCACTTTGCCCGCACGATCGACCTGGTCTGGTTCAGCGGGGAAGAGCAATCCCGACGAGGGAGCGAATATTTTGTGGACGACTATGCGGACTGGCTGCCGGATATCCAGGCCGTGATCAACCTCGACATGTTCGGCTTCGATTGGGACAACGACCGCTGTTTTGAAGTCCATGCCGGCGTGTTACCTGGCTCACAGGATATTGGGGAATGCCTGGCGGATTCGATTCAGGCTTATGACCTTGACCTAAGGTTCGATCTGATTGATGACTCCGGCGCCTACAAATATTCTGACCACAACGCCTTTTGGATGAATGGTATCCCGGCTGTGATGGTAATCGAAAATTACTCCTACCAGCCGGATGGCGTCTGCGGCCTGACCGACCGCAACTACCAATATCACCGCACGACGGATATACTGACCTATATCAATCAGGACACCGGCTTTTCAATCTTTCAAGCCAGCCTGGCTGCCCTGGCCCAGATCGCAGGTCCAATGGAAGCAGTACCGGACCTGCTTGCACCTACCACTGAATGA